In bacterium, the following proteins share a genomic window:
- a CDS encoding PQQ-binding-like beta-propeller repeat protein produces MKRIVIHQEELETIRKGALGEVDRLTSKLKDTINSYFLRFKTEDVYTWSMYRGNPAHTGTVGPTHRMIEGKLKFTHEIGPKVNTSPIVTTQHVFTAACDGNEFHCLDLETGELVWKTAFDAKVTSPAATSWDGFVYVPCDDQHLYSIGIESGLIQWKFHLDDIVLNTPCVDGTNVFLTSREGYLVALDATHCQLKWISPWESAHSEPTTGEVNIFIGTYDGCLMSVWQGSGDIKWKTKSLGRATSSATYHSERLFYSLPESDKRRGYLYCLDAETAKILWRHETIASLTCTSSVSRDSIYFVAQNYLESLKTEDAQKRWRFGTETPIRFCPTVIDQAVFITTKAGVIHAVDTETGKELWSKELGAGVIGSSAYANGTLVVSCEDGKLYAFE; encoded by the coding sequence ATGAAACGAATCGTCATCCACCAGGAAGAGCTGGAAACCATCCGCAAGGGCGCCCTCGGCGAGGTAGACCGCCTGACCTCCAAGCTCAAGGACACCATCAACAGCTACTTCCTCCGCTTCAAGACCGAGGACGTGTACACCTGGAGCATGTACCGCGGCAATCCCGCCCACACGGGCACGGTCGGACCGACGCACCGGATGATCGAGGGCAAGCTGAAGTTCACCCATGAAATCGGGCCCAAGGTGAACACCTCACCCATCGTCACCACCCAGCACGTGTTCACCGCGGCCTGCGACGGCAACGAGTTCCACTGCCTCGACCTGGAGACGGGCGAGTTGGTATGGAAGACCGCGTTCGACGCCAAGGTCACGAGCCCCGCCGCCACCTCGTGGGACGGCTTCGTCTACGTGCCCTGCGACGACCAGCACCTCTACTCCATCGGGATCGAGTCGGGCCTCATCCAGTGGAAGTTCCACCTGGACGACATCGTCCTCAACACCCCCTGCGTGGACGGCACCAACGTCTTCCTCACCAGCCGCGAGGGGTACCTGGTCGCCCTGGACGCCACACACTGCCAGCTCAAGTGGATCAGCCCCTGGGAGTCGGCGCACAGCGAGCCCACCACCGGCGAGGTCAACATCTTCATCGGCACCTACGACGGCTGCCTGATGAGCGTCTGGCAGGGTTCCGGCGACATCAAGTGGAAGACGAAATCCCTGGGCCGGGCCACCAGCTCCGCCACCTACCACTCCGAACGCCTCTTCTACTCCCTGCCCGAGTCGGACAAGAGACGGGGCTACCTCTACTGCCTGGACGCCGAGACGGCGAAGATACTCTGGCGCCACGAGACCATCGCCTCGCTGACCTGCACCTCGAGCGTGAGCCGGGACAGCATCTACTTCGTAGCCCAGAACTACCTCGAATCGCTCAAGACCGAAGACGCCCAGAAGCGCTGGCGCTTCGGCACCGAGACCCCCATCCGCTTCTGCCCCACGGTGATAGACCAGGCCGTCTTTATCACCACCAAGGCGGGGGTCATCCACGCGGTGGACACCGAAACCGGCAAGGAGCTCTGGTCGAAGGAACTGGGCGCCGGGGTCATCGGCTCCTCGGCTTACGCCAACGGCACCCTGGTGGTGAGCTGCGAGGACGGCAAGCTCTACGCCTTCGAGTAG
- the hemW gene encoding radical SAM family heme chaperone HemW produces the protein MPWQIRGDASSTGTRNLVGVYVHVPLCRRRCAYCDFTSYVAEPEMGRRVVAGLLRELKLGPEVRGRTLYVGGGTPNLLGAGELGNIIARTRDRFRIPSGAEVSAESNPCANSGIGYFEALLRAGLTRLSVGFQSFDDDELRMLGRSHRSTDTGIFANARRAGVRSVSIDLMYGLPGQKRSVFQKSLEAALALSPDHISLYALKLEPTTPLGRAVERGELPTPDPDTAADIYYAALDRLETDGFLQYELSNFARPGHRCRHNEIYWEAGPFVGLGPSAVSDDGELRRRNTPDLEAWLGAAEKDERPDGEEERPTERERRLEMAMLALRTRNGLSGKRFRERWGVEVMEAFPALAGHLAAGRVELLSGTRVGEESWRIVREHQLVADRILVDLVDGSSVDRGRG, from the coding sequence ATGCCCTGGCAAATCCGGGGCGACGCCTCGAGCACCGGAACCCGTAACCTGGTCGGCGTGTACGTCCACGTCCCACTCTGCCGACGCCGCTGCGCCTACTGCGATTTCACCAGCTACGTCGCGGAGCCGGAGATGGGGAGGAGGGTGGTCGCCGGGCTTCTCCGGGAGTTGAAGCTCGGGCCCGAGGTCCGCGGGAGAACGCTCTACGTGGGCGGGGGGACGCCCAACCTCCTGGGGGCGGGGGAGCTGGGCAACATCATCGCCCGGACGCGCGATCGGTTCCGCATCCCCTCGGGGGCCGAGGTCTCCGCGGAATCCAACCCCTGCGCCAACTCCGGGATCGGCTACTTCGAGGCGCTGCTGCGGGCCGGGCTGACCAGGCTCTCGGTGGGTTTTCAGAGCTTCGACGACGACGAGCTGCGGATGCTGGGGCGCTCCCACCGGTCCACGGACACCGGCATCTTCGCCAACGCCCGGCGCGCCGGCGTCCGGTCGGTGTCCATAGACCTGATGTACGGCCTGCCGGGACAGAAAAGGTCGGTTTTTCAAAAAAGCCTGGAGGCCGCGCTCGCACTCTCGCCGGACCACATCTCCCTCTACGCGCTCAAGCTGGAGCCGACCACCCCCCTGGGCCGGGCCGTGGAGCGGGGCGAGCTCCCCACGCCGGACCCCGACACGGCGGCCGACATCTACTACGCCGCGCTGGATCGCCTGGAGACCGATGGTTTCCTGCAGTACGAGCTGTCCAACTTCGCCCGCCCGGGCCACCGCTGCCGTCACAACGAAATTTACTGGGAGGCCGGACCGTTCGTCGGCCTCGGCCCCTCGGCGGTCTCCGATGACGGCGAGCTTCGGCGGCGTAACACGCCGGATCTCGAGGCCTGGCTGGGCGCCGCGGAGAAAGACGAGCGCCCGGACGGGGAGGAAGAGCGGCCCACGGAGCGGGAACGCCGGCTGGAAATGGCGATGCTGGCTCTCCGGACCCGCAACGGCCTCTCCGGGAAACGATTCCGCGAGCGCTGGGGGGTGGAGGTGATGGAGGCGTTTCCCGCCCTCGCGGGTCACCTCGCGGCGGGACGGGTGGAGTTGCTGAGCGGTACACGCGTCGGTGAAGAGAGCTGGCGCATCGTCCGGGAGCACCAGCTCGTAGCCGACCGCATCCTCGTAGATCTGGTGGATGGGTCCTCGGTTGACCGGGGGAGGGGTTAA